The Periplaneta americana isolate PAMFEO1 chromosome 10, P.americana_PAMFEO1_priV1, whole genome shotgun sequence genome includes a window with the following:
- the LOC138708098 gene encoding zinc finger protein 596-like, which yields MDEKCVIKEESNISDNETGSSNVQQEISFTFVSVKTEVEDDDSPSTRDCAQNFDEKNDMNVLVPEIFLEEGPTSKVVVTAGKCPTCHVCGKVFRCVAEVKRHLPTHTGEKPHKCETCGKGFTDTGNLNTHKLSHTGERPYLCSVCGKGFSTSGNLNAHTMTHTGEKPHVCSACGRGFSNSGNLSSHILTHTGERPHVCEVCGKLFRRPSHLKQHLVTHTGEKAYICKICNKGFKQFPAMKMHSLTHSGEKPHVCKICGKGFVQSSNLKTHTLTHSGEKPHECSVCGKRFIQSSNLKTHSLTHSKEKPYMCRFCGKGFNSVSYLKRHSLAHNE from the exons ATGGATGAAAAATGTGTCATTAAAGAAGAATCAAACATTTCTGATAACGAGACTGGTTCCAGCAATGTTCAACAGGAAATTTCGTTCACATTTGTCAGTGTCAAGACAGAAGTTGAG GATGATGATAGTCCTTCGACCAGAGATTGTGCACAGAACTTCGATGAAAAGAATGATATGAATGTACTGGTACCCGAAATTTTCTTGGAGGAGGGCCCTACTTCCAAAGTGGTAGTAACAGCGGGCAAGTGTCCCACGTGTCACGTATGTGGAAAGGTTTTCAGATGCGTAGCTGAAGTGAAGAGACACTTGCCGACACATACTGGCGAAAAACCGCACAAATGCGAGACGTGCGGTAAAGGGTTCACGGACACGGGTAACTTAAACACACACAAGTTATCTCATACAGGTGAGAGGCCatatttgtgttctgtatgcggcAAGGGATTCAGCACATCCGGGAATTTGAATGCTCATACCATGACTCATACGGGGGAGAAGCCGCACGTGTGTTCGGCATGTGGCAGAGGATTCAGTAATTCTGGTAACTTGAGCTCTCATATACTTACACATACCGGGGAGCGGCCGCATGTTTGTGAAGTGTGTGGGAAACTCTTCAGAAGACCATCTCATTTGAAGCAACACTTGGTCACTCATACTGGTGAGAAAGCATAcatttgtaaaatttgtaataaagGTTTCAAACAATTTCCAGCGATGAAAATGCACTCGCTAACACACAGCGGTGAAAAACCACACGTGTGTAAAATATGTGGCAAAGGATTTGTGCAATCTAGTAATCTGAAGACTCATACACTGACACATAGTGGTGAAAAACCGCACGAGTGTAGTGTGTGTGGTAAAAGGTTTATTCAATCTAGTAATCTGAAAACTCATTCTTTAACACATAGCAAGGAAAAACCGTATATGTGTAGATTTTGTGGAAAAGGCTTTAATTCCGTGTCGTATTTAAAAAGACATTCTCTTGCACATAATGAATAG